A single Chryseobacterium sp. DNA region contains:
- a CDS encoding nucleotidyltransferase: protein MPKFSEQTLTNWTKPPSDSEQTKLENSLRMVRDAINTDPKLKNKSKEIFGQGSYANDTNVRLNSDIDINVRYTGAFYYNIPPETKKEDFGLTNPTSYSFEEFKDDVETALVNHFGRNEVTRNDKCITIKENSYRIETDVVPTWNYRRYSKDGSYVLGAAFFTEEKNKKIVNYPIQHISNAKEKNAETSKRFKRLTRLHRKLRYKMIDDGENVSDNITSFLLECLVWNIPNSIFNNYDTWTERLKQSIIYIYNQTQTDDKSSEWGKFLNYFIYLLVENGLGKM, encoded by the coding sequence ATGCCAAAATTCTCTGAACAAACATTAACAAATTGGACAAAACCACCAAGTGATAGCGAACAAACGAAGTTAGAAAACTCTCTACGAATGGTTCGCGATGCAATAAATACTGATCCTAAACTAAAAAATAAATCTAAAGAAATTTTTGGACAAGGTTCATACGCAAATGACACAAATGTTCGTCTCAACAGTGATATTGATATAAATGTAAGATATACTGGTGCATTTTACTACAATATTCCACCTGAAACAAAAAAAGAAGATTTTGGGCTAACTAATCCTACATCTTATTCATTTGAAGAATTTAAAGATGATGTAGAAACTGCTTTAGTAAACCATTTTGGAAGAAATGAAGTAACCAGAAACGATAAATGTATAACTATAAAGGAAAACTCATATAGAATTGAAACAGATGTTGTTCCTACTTGGAATTATCGAAGATATAGCAAAGATGGTTCATATGTTTTAGGTGCAGCTTTTTTCACTGAAGAAAAGAATAAAAAAATAGTCAATTATCCAATACAGCATATTAGTAATGCTAAAGAAAAGAATGCTGAAACGTCTAAAAGGTTTAAAAGACTGACAAGACTGCATAGAAAACTAAGATATAAAATGATTGATGATGGTGAGAACGTAAGTGATAATATTACTTCATTTTTGTTAGAGTGTTTAGTTTGGAATATCCCTAATAGTATTTTTAATAACTATGATACTTGGACAGAAAGACTTAAACAATCTATAATTTATATTTATAATCAAACGCAAACAGATGATAAAAGCTCAGAGTGGGGGAAGTTTCTGAATTACTTTATTTATTTATTGGTAGAAAATGGACTCGGAAAGATGTAA
- a CDS encoding GGDEF domain-containing protein: MKYLIESFNKFRKDALSKIIYDILIYIVTGIIFIQILKYIPIVKDFFLEKIEISIWLFISIILVSILLIFILYYIRFNRVVKKIKEQNQTDELTSLKNHKALDETLDLIFKNKTNKPISFILIDIDNFKKFNDEYGYDIADLIMNKLGDLLKRDSRITDDVFRYFFRGDEFLIIAHETNISNAKIAAERKKQLISDANFNIKEKNHKLTICCGVTELQPNDNIETLKVRLNQALLQAKKNPTKNKVEIVI; encoded by the coding sequence ATGAAGTATTTAATTGAATCATTCAATAAATTTAGAAAAGATGCTTTATCAAAGATTATTTATGATATATTAATATACATAGTGACTGGAATAATATTTATACAAATATTAAAATACATTCCTATTGTAAAAGACTTTTTCCTTGAAAAAATTGAAATTAGTATTTGGCTTTTTATATCTATAATTTTAGTCTCAATTCTATTAATATTTATTTTATATTATATCAGATTTAATAGAGTTGTAAAAAAAATAAAAGAGCAGAATCAAACAGATGAATTAACAAGTCTTAAGAATCATAAAGCATTGGATGAAACTTTGGATTTAATTTTCAAAAACAAAACCAATAAGCCTATTTCTTTCATATTGATAGATATAGATAATTTTAAAAAATTTAATGATGAATATGGATATGATATAGCAGATTTGATAATGAATAAACTTGGGGATTTACTAAAAAGAGATAGCCGAATTACTGATGATGTATTCCGTTATTTTTTTAGAGGTGATGAGTTTTTAATTATCGCTCATGAAACAAATATTTCGAATGCAAAGATTGCAGCAGAGCGAAAAAAACAATTAATTTCTGATGCTAACTTTAATATTAAGGAAAAAAACCACAAATTAACTATTTGTTGTGGTGTTACTGAATTGCAACCAAATGATAACATAGAAACTTTAAAAGTAAGATTAAACCAAGCACTATTACAAGCAAAAAAAAATCCAACAAAAAATAAGGTTGAGATTGTTATATAA
- a CDS encoding helix-turn-helix transcriptional regulator: protein MDRIEFRIAFGKRVEKFRKKMGLSYRQLAQKCDVDHSNISKIEKGEVDLRISTIQELAKGLEVHPQELFDFKIDEKF from the coding sequence ATGGATAGAATTGAATTTAGAATAGCTTTTGGTAAAAGAGTTGAAAAATTTAGAAAGAAGATGGGATTAAGCTATCGGCAGTTAGCTCAAAAATGTGATGTAGACCATAGTAATATCAGCAAAATTGAAAAAGGAGAAGTTGATTTAAGAATTTCAACAATACAGGAGTTAGCAAAAGGCTTAGAAGTCCATCCTCAAGAATTATTCGATTTTAAAATAGATGAGAAATTCTGA
- a CDS encoding helix-turn-helix domain-containing protein, whose amino-acid sequence MSTKKNDINKEKILALKDAIELLCGKWKFCILHNLYNYETMRFKDLQETAMGISPKVLSKELQELEDNLLITRTVNNTKPVTVSYALTTHAKETEDAVNALINFGLKHRKKIKEK is encoded by the coding sequence ATGAGTACCAAAAAAAATGACATCAATAAAGAAAAAATATTGGCCCTTAAAGATGCCATTGAATTATTGTGTGGCAAGTGGAAATTCTGTATTCTGCATAATTTGTATAATTACGAAACAATGCGGTTCAAAGATTTGCAGGAAACGGCTATGGGAATAAGTCCAAAAGTTCTATCCAAAGAACTGCAGGAACTTGAAGATAATTTACTGATTACCCGAACGGTTAATAATACCAAACCTGTTACCGTTTCTTATGCACTTACCACACATGCCAAAGAAACTGAAGATGCTGTCAATGCCTTAATTAATTTTGGTTTGAAGCATAGAAAGAAAATAAAGGAGAAGTGA